A genome region from Terriglobia bacterium includes the following:
- a CDS encoding DUF92 domain-containing protein, whose product MVAVAVTAAFASAAWLLRGATAGGALAGFAIALALFVTAGPGGFAALVSVFSVAWLTTRLGYRRKQVLGIAENARGRSAAQVLANLGAAAGFSVAAHVTGYPALLAAAMAALAEAAADTVASECGEALTERAYLITTMRAVPAGTNGGVSIPGTVAGVAAAAMIGAVATATRVVPWSALPIVIGAGVVATVIDSVLGATLEERGLIGNNGVNLTSTIAAGMIALLLGKLGS is encoded by the coding sequence TTGGTCGCCGTAGCCGTCACCGCGGCGTTTGCCTCGGCCGCATGGCTGTTGCGCGGAGCGACGGCGGGAGGAGCGCTGGCGGGATTTGCCATCGCACTGGCGTTATTCGTGACCGCTGGACCGGGCGGGTTCGCGGCGCTGGTAAGCGTATTCTCCGTTGCATGGTTGACGACGCGGCTTGGCTACCGGCGCAAGCAAGTGCTGGGCATCGCGGAGAACGCGCGGGGGCGTTCCGCCGCGCAGGTGCTCGCCAACCTGGGAGCTGCCGCCGGGTTTTCAGTCGCTGCGCATGTCACGGGGTATCCCGCGCTGCTGGCGGCAGCGATGGCTGCCCTCGCCGAAGCGGCTGCCGATACGGTTGCCAGCGAATGTGGCGAAGCGCTCACCGAGCGCGCGTACCTGATTACCACGATGCGCGCCGTGCCGGCCGGCACCAATGGCGGCGTCAGCATCCCGGGAACGGTCGCCGGAGTAGCGGCGGCGGCGATGATCGGCGCCGTAGCGACAGCAACCCGCGTGGTGCCGTGGTCGGCCTTGCCCATCGTCATCGGGGCGGGAGTAGTGGCGACGGTCATCGACAGCGTGCTCGGCGCCACCCTCGAGGAACGTGGCCTCATCGGCAATAACGGCGTGAATCTCACCAGTACCATTGCGGCTGGGATGATCGCGCTATTGCTGGGGAAGCTCGGATCATGA
- a CDS encoding cyclase family protein translates to MRWRTFMIGWTMALAVLLIAHPKPPAGNEDVGTAVVELTYAAPPNSPANRQWNANVGHAPRIVAPLVELDVTPRMRADANYLLSMEDIARWEELHGHVPPYAVVMARSDVPVRWRSQPERRGHVDGNAGRFPGFSEDAIRFLVEARYAYGLGTETPANGRSVVLVYRPGK, encoded by the coding sequence ATGCGGTGGCGGACCTTCATGATCGGCTGGACGATGGCGCTGGCGGTGCTGTTGATCGCCCATCCTAAGCCTCCGGCCGGCAACGAAGACGTGGGCACCGCGGTGGTTGAACTCACCTACGCTGCCCCACCGAACTCGCCGGCCAACCGGCAGTGGAACGCCAATGTCGGACATGCGCCGCGCATCGTGGCGCCGCTGGTCGAGCTGGATGTCACTCCGCGGATGCGTGCCGACGCCAACTACCTGCTCAGCATGGAAGACATCGCGCGCTGGGAAGAACTGCACGGCCACGTGCCTCCATACGCCGTGGTGATGGCGCGCAGTGACGTGCCGGTCCGGTGGCGCTCGCAGCCCGAGAGGCGCGGACACGTTGACGGCAACGCCGGACGCTTTCCCGGATTCAGCGAGGACGCAATTCGTTTTCTGGTGGAAGCGCGCTACGCCTACGGCCTGGGCACCGAGACGCCGGCCAACGGGCGCTCGGTGGTGCTGGTTTATCGCCCCGGGAAATAG
- a CDS encoding YdcF family protein: MRQLAAGCVAIVLAAFAVSAFFIVRQGNRDEAQRADAIVVFGAAEYAGRPSPVYRARLDHAYELFQRGLAPMVITTGGAGADPKFSEGGVGRDYLSRRGIPDRSLIAETQGEDTAESAERVSAILRANGMRNVVAVSDAYHIFRIKRLMGRYGIVAYGSPRPGSVPHTAGAKISAVLRESASYVFWRLYPSWFPQ; this comes from the coding sequence GTGCGCCAACTCGCGGCGGGGTGCGTCGCGATTGTGCTGGCGGCGTTCGCAGTCTCGGCTTTCTTCATTGTGCGGCAGGGAAATCGTGATGAAGCGCAGCGTGCGGACGCCATTGTCGTCTTTGGCGCGGCGGAATACGCCGGCCGGCCATCGCCCGTGTATCGCGCGCGCCTCGATCATGCCTACGAGCTTTTCCAGCGCGGTTTGGCGCCCATGGTGATCACCACCGGCGGCGCCGGCGCCGATCCCAAGTTCTCCGAGGGCGGAGTCGGCCGCGACTACCTGTCACGCCGCGGCATTCCCGACCGCTCCCTCATCGCCGAGACCCAAGGCGAGGACACCGCCGAATCGGCGGAGCGCGTCAGCGCCATCCTTCGCGCCAACGGTATGCGCAACGTGGTCGCGGTCAGCGACGCCTACCACATCTTTCGCATCAAGCGGCTGATGGGCCGCTATGGCATTGTCGCTTACGGCTCGCCGCGCCCAGGTTCGGTGCCGCACACGGCCGGCGCGAAAATCTCGGCCGTGCTTCGCGAATCGGCCAGCTACGTCTTCTGGCGGCTGTACCCTTCGTGGTTTCCGCAGTGA
- a CDS encoding threonylcarbamoyl-AMP synthase, whose protein sequence is MRAEILKINSDTPESSLVAYAAEQIKSGQVLGMPTDTFYGLAADPFNLRAVERVYEIKSRSRHKPLSLLIESEEQAEMLARDPLPDEFYELARKFWPGPLTIIVPAASRLPLKVTANTGNVALRIPSANIPLSVIRAAGVPITATSANLSGASECTTASAVRDQLQERIAIIVDGGPSPRDVSSTIVDLSEGGWRVLREGAVPRQAIADTLGGE, encoded by the coding sequence GTGCGCGCCGAAATCCTCAAGATCAACAGCGACACGCCCGAATCTTCGCTGGTGGCCTATGCGGCGGAGCAGATCAAGTCCGGCCAGGTGCTGGGCATGCCGACCGACACCTTCTATGGCCTGGCGGCCGATCCGTTCAACCTGCGCGCGGTGGAGCGCGTGTACGAAATCAAATCGCGCTCGCGCCACAAGCCGTTGTCGCTGCTGATTGAGAGCGAGGAGCAGGCGGAGATGCTGGCGCGCGATCCGCTGCCGGACGAATTTTATGAGCTGGCGCGGAAATTCTGGCCGGGACCGCTGACCATCATCGTTCCGGCGGCGTCGCGCCTGCCGTTGAAAGTGACCGCCAACACCGGCAACGTGGCGTTGCGTATTCCCTCGGCCAACATTCCACTTTCCGTGATCCGCGCTGCCGGGGTGCCGATCACCGCCACCTCGGCCAACCTTAGCGGGGCGAGCGAGTGCACCACGGCTTCTGCCGTGCGCGACCAACTGCAGGAAAGGATTGCGATCATCGTGGATGGCGGGCCGTCGCCGCGCGACGTCTCCTCGACCATCGTGGACCTCAGCGAGGGCGGCTGGCGTGTCCTGCGCGAAGGCGCAGTCCCCCGGCAGGCGATCGCCGACACCCTCGGCGGAGAATGA
- a CDS encoding RNA methyltransferase: MAEYDRLRRVSSRQNSLVKELRRAFHDGEPAADGSIAIESVRTIEEAIRSGLRFRAVFFAESAQPRAGRLLPQFSANVEILLLPDDVFQSVVATETPQGVAALVRLKVHKLDELLAAPGPLIVAAAGVQDPGNLGTIIRSAEAFGAAGLLVGAGTVSPYNPKVVRASAGSLFRLPVVGVEFPAVLAALRDRGLKLLATSSHKGTALEEADLTGGVVVLIGNEGAGLPKEIMRQVDGQVSIPHAPGVESLNAGMAASIVLYEASRQRRAPVHHRDTEATEKHREE, encoded by the coding sequence ATGGCCGAATACGATCGCCTGCGCCGCGTATCCAGCCGCCAGAATTCGCTGGTCAAGGAACTCCGGCGCGCTTTTCACGATGGCGAACCGGCCGCGGACGGATCCATCGCCATCGAGAGCGTCCGCACCATCGAGGAGGCAATCCGCAGCGGGCTGCGCTTTCGCGCCGTGTTCTTCGCCGAATCCGCGCAGCCCCGCGCCGGCCGCCTGTTGCCGCAATTCTCGGCCAATGTCGAAATCCTGCTCCTCCCCGACGACGTGTTCCAGAGCGTGGTTGCCACGGAAACGCCGCAGGGCGTGGCGGCGCTGGTGCGCCTGAAGGTCCACAAGCTCGATGAGCTGCTGGCCGCGCCCGGGCCGCTGATCGTGGCCGCTGCCGGCGTGCAGGACCCCGGAAACCTGGGCACGATCATCCGTTCCGCCGAAGCATTTGGCGCCGCCGGCTTGCTGGTGGGAGCGGGGACGGTGTCTCCCTACAATCCCAAGGTCGTGCGCGCGTCGGCGGGTTCGCTGTTTCGCTTGCCAGTGGTGGGAGTGGAATTTCCGGCGGTGCTGGCCGCGCTCCGCGATCGCGGCCTGAAGTTGCTGGCCACCTCGTCGCACAAGGGCACGGCGCTGGAGGAAGCGGATCTTACCGGTGGCGTGGTGGTGCTGATCGGCAACGAGGGCGCCGGTTTGCCGAAGGAGATCATGCGGCAGGTGGACGGGCAGGTATCGATTCCGCACGCGCCGGGCGTCGAATCTCTGAATGCCGGCATGGCGGCGTCCATCGTGCTGTACGAAGCTTCGCGACAGAGGAGGGCGCCAGTTCACCACCGAGACACCGAGGCCACCGAGAAACACCGAGAAGAATAA
- a CDS encoding GxxExxY protein, which translates to MAVRSARSGERFFRDQTDPVIGAAIEVHRVLGPGLLEETYESCLCHELHLRDVAFQRQVHLSIVYKGIRLASAYRIDLVVNDFVIVELKAVEQILPLHEAQLLTYMRHTGKRVGLLINFNVPILKNGIRRRVL; encoded by the coding sequence ATGGCAGTGAGATCGGCAAGGTCGGGCGAGCGATTTTTTCGCGATCAGACCGACCCAGTTATTGGAGCAGCCATCGAAGTGCACCGGGTGCTTGGGCCGGGACTGCTCGAAGAAACTTACGAAAGCTGCCTCTGCCACGAGTTACATCTTCGTGATGTCGCTTTTCAACGCCAGGTTCACCTGTCCATTGTTTACAAAGGTATTCGCCTTGCTTCGGCCTATCGCATCGATCTGGTCGTGAATGACTTCGTAATCGTTGAACTCAAGGCAGTCGAACAGATCCTGCCATTGCACGAAGCGCAGCTCTTGACGTATATGCGCCACACCGGAAAACGAGTAGGGCTTCTGATCAACTTCAATGTTCCGATACTGAAGAACGGCATTCGCCGTCGCGTTCTTTGA
- a CDS encoding replication-associated recombination protein A gives MRPRSLEEFVGQQHLLGPGKPLRLQIERDDPGSIIFWGPPGVGKTTLAKIIARVTKADFIEFSAVLSGIKEIKQVMADAEKARQFGTRTIVFIDEIHRFNKAQQDAFLPHVEKGNIRLIGATTENPSFEIIGALLSRTRVYVLHPLTEQEIVVLLRRALEDRERGLGEMKVRAGDAVLQRIAAYSSGDARSAYNVLEVAAGIAGENAEITDPMVRDALQRRVLLYDKTGEEHYNLISALHKSVRNSDPDAALYWLGRMLEAGEDPLYVARRVVRMAVEDIGLADPNALSLCMAARDAVDFIGMPEGNLALAEAVVYLSVAPKSNALYTAYGAVRADVETTAAEPVPLHLRNAPTALMKNLGYGAGYQYAHDLDQKVADMQCLPDNLRNRTYYYPTVEGVEKRIRERLEEIKRKRAQKRTTKDTKDANAKETE, from the coding sequence ATGCGCCCGCGGTCGCTCGAGGAATTCGTCGGCCAGCAGCACCTGCTCGGGCCCGGCAAGCCGCTGCGGCTGCAAATCGAGCGCGACGATCCCGGCTCGATCATCTTCTGGGGTCCGCCGGGAGTGGGCAAGACCACGCTGGCCAAGATCATCGCCCGCGTCACCAAGGCGGACTTCATCGAGTTTTCCGCCGTGCTTTCCGGCATCAAGGAAATCAAGCAGGTGATGGCCGACGCGGAAAAAGCCCGCCAGTTCGGCACCCGCACCATCGTTTTCATCGACGAAATCCACCGCTTCAATAAGGCGCAGCAGGACGCGTTTTTGCCGCACGTTGAGAAGGGCAACATCCGGCTGATCGGCGCCACCACGGAAAATCCTTCCTTCGAAATTATCGGCGCGCTGCTCTCGCGCACACGCGTGTACGTGCTGCATCCGCTTACCGAGCAGGAAATCGTGGTTCTGCTGCGCCGTGCCCTGGAAGATCGCGAACGCGGGCTGGGCGAAATGAAGGTGCGTGCCGGAGATGCCGTGCTGCAGCGCATTGCGGCCTATTCCAGCGGCGACGCCCGCTCGGCATACAACGTGCTGGAGGTTGCCGCCGGCATCGCGGGCGAGAACGCCGAGATCACCGACCCGATGGTGCGGGACGCGCTGCAGCGGCGCGTGCTGCTCTACGACAAGACGGGCGAAGAGCACTACAACCTCATCTCGGCGCTGCACAAGTCGGTGCGCAACAGCGATCCCGATGCCGCGCTCTACTGGCTGGGCCGCATGCTCGAAGCCGGCGAAGACCCGCTCTACGTTGCCCGCCGCGTGGTGCGCATGGCGGTGGAGGATATCGGCCTGGCCGACCCCAATGCGCTTTCGCTGTGCATGGCGGCGCGCGATGCGGTGGACTTCATCGGTATGCCGGAGGGGAATCTCGCGCTCGCCGAGGCGGTGGTCTATCTCTCCGTCGCGCCCAAATCGAATGCGCTGTACACGGCGTATGGCGCGGTGCGAGCCGACGTCGAGACCACCGCCGCCGAACCGGTGCCGCTGCACCTGCGCAACGCGCCGACCGCGCTGATGAAGAACCTCGGCTACGGCGCCGGCTACCAGTACGCCCACGATCTCGACCAGAAAGTCGCGGACATGCAGTGCTTGCCGGACAATCTCCGCAACCGCACCTACTACTATCCGACGGTGGAGGGAGTGGAGAAGCGCATCCGCGAACGGCTGGAGGAGATCAAGCGCAAGCGCGCCCAAAAGCGAACTACAAAGGACACGAAGGACGCAAATGCGAAAGAAACAGAATAG
- a CDS encoding CoA-binding protein — MGELLKNARTIAVVGLSDSPLRPSHGVAAYMQSQGYRILPVNPTITDALGEPSYGSLLEVKEKIDVVNIFRRPEFVPGVVDQAIQLKVPAIWMQEGVIHEQAAEKARRAGIFVVMDHCILKEHRARFG, encoded by the coding sequence ATCGGAGAACTGCTCAAGAACGCGCGTACCATCGCCGTGGTCGGGCTTTCCGATAGTCCCTTGCGCCCCAGTCACGGAGTCGCCGCGTACATGCAGTCGCAGGGATACCGCATCCTTCCCGTCAATCCGACCATCACCGACGCGCTCGGCGAGCCGTCGTATGGCTCGCTGCTCGAGGTGAAAGAGAAGATTGACGTCGTCAACATTTTTCGGCGGCCGGAATTTGTGCCCGGAGTCGTGGACCAGGCCATCCAGTTGAAAGTTCCCGCCATCTGGATGCAGGAGGGCGTCATTCACGAGCAGGCGGCCGAAAAGGCCCGCCGCGCCGGCATCTTCGTCGTCATGGACCACTGCATCCTGAAGGAACACCGCGCGCGTTTCGGATGA
- a CDS encoding HD domain-containing protein, whose translation MPDSHKHKKRVLSRPLSDKFNDALVYAARLHREQPRKGKDIPYVGHLLGVASLVLESGGDEEMAIAALLHDAVEDQGGQPRLEEIRKLFGAKVARIVDGCTDSYEVDPDKKASWCERKQKYIAHVERAADPEVRLVSIADKVHNARAVLADHYEIGDEVFNRFSKGKQGTLWYYRALADAFRAAEARDRHPDDDAAQGRRRMMDKLERVVDELERRSGGRGVNPCRG comes from the coding sequence ATGCCCGATTCGCACAAGCACAAGAAGCGCGTTCTCTCGCGCCCGCTGAGCGACAAGTTCAACGACGCGCTGGTGTACGCCGCCCGGCTGCACCGCGAGCAGCCGCGCAAGGGCAAGGACATTCCCTATGTCGGGCACCTGCTTGGGGTGGCGTCGCTGGTGCTGGAATCGGGCGGCGACGAGGAGATGGCGATTGCGGCGCTTCTGCATGATGCGGTCGAAGACCAGGGCGGGCAGCCCAGGTTGGAGGAGATCCGCAAGCTGTTCGGCGCGAAGGTGGCGCGCATCGTGGACGGCTGTACCGATTCCTACGAAGTCGATCCCGACAAAAAGGCGTCCTGGTGCGAGCGCAAGCAGAAGTACATCGCGCACGTGGAGCGCGCGGCCGATCCGGAGGTGCGCCTGGTTTCCATCGCCGACAAGGTACACAATGCGCGTGCCGTTCTCGCCGACCACTACGAGATTGGCGACGAAGTATTCAACCGCTTCAGCAAAGGCAAACAGGGCACGCTGTGGTATTACCGCGCGCTGGCGGATGCGTTCCGCGCCGCCGAAGCCCGTGACCGCCATCCTGACGATGACGCTGCGCAAGGCCGCAGGCGGATGATGGATAAGCTGGAGCGGGTCGTGGATGAACTGGAGCGCCGCTCCGGCGGAAGGGGAGTGAATCCATGCCGCGGATGA
- the prfB gene encoding peptide chain release factor 2 (programmed frameshift), with translation MLEELEQEYLPLRDKVRELREYLDVPRLREQMQRVEKEASDPNLWSNPAKSQTVMRERKRLEDMLSTEAELARRISDLDAYFELGREGENVSADLRREIASLRERVEKLETETLLSGENDARNAIVTIHPGAGGTESQDWAEMLLRMYMRWAERQGFQTVLNDYQPGEEAGIKSATFTVNGDYAYGLLTSEIGVHRLVRMSPFDQAKRRHTSFASVFVSPEIDESIQVDIKPEDLRVDTYRSGGKGGQHVNTTDSAVRITHLPTGIVVSCQNERSQHKNRDRAMSMLRSRLYEFELEKKRAASKKIEDSKLDIDFGSQIRSYVLAPYRMVKDLRTRMEMGDVDRVIDGDLQPFIRAYLMMRRQEQQAAK, from the exons ATGCTGGAAGAACTGGAACAGGAATATCTCCCGTTGCGCGACAAGGTGCGCGAGCTGCGGGAGTATCTT GACGTACCCCGGCTGCGCGAGCAGATGCAGCGGGTGGAAAAAGAAGCCTCCGACCCGAACCTCTGGTCGAATCCCGCAAAATCGCAGACCGTAATGCGCGAGCGCAAGCGCCTGGAGGACATGCTGTCCACCGAGGCCGAGCTGGCGCGGCGCATCAGCGACCTCGACGCCTATTTCGAGCTGGGGCGCGAGGGCGAAAACGTGTCGGCCGACCTGCGGCGCGAGATCGCCTCCTTGCGCGAGCGCGTCGAGAAGCTCGAGACGGAGACGCTGCTCTCCGGCGAGAACGACGCGCGCAACGCCATCGTCACCATTCATCCGGGCGCAGGCGGAACCGAATCGCAGGATTGGGCGGAGATGCTGCTGCGCATGTACATGCGCTGGGCGGAGCGCCAAGGCTTCCAGACCGTGCTCAACGATTATCAGCCCGGTGAAGAGGCGGGAATCAAGTCGGCGACGTTTACCGTGAACGGCGATTACGCCTACGGGCTGCTGACCAGCGAAATCGGCGTGCACCGGCTGGTGCGCATGTCGCCCTTCGACCAGGCCAAGCGGCGCCACACCTCGTTCGCCAGCGTGTTCGTCTCGCCGGAAATCGACGAGTCCATCCAGGTGGACATCAAGCCGGAAGACCTGCGGGTGGACACTTATCGTTCCGGCGGCAAGGGCGGGCAGCACGTCAACACCACGGATTCAGCGGTGCGCATCACGCACCTCCCGACCGGGATTGTGGTGAGCTGCCAGAACGAGCGCTCGCAGCACAAGAACCGCGACCGTGCCATGAGCATGCTGCGCTCGCGGCTGTACGAATTTGAGCTGGAGAAAAAGCGCGCCGCGTCGAAGAAGATAGAGGACTCGAAGCTCGACATCGATTTCGGCTCGCAAATTCGCTCCTACGTGCTGGCGCCCTATCGCATGGTGAAGGACCTGCGCACGCGCATGGAGATGGGCGACGTGGACCGCGTTATCGATGGCGATTTGCAGCCCTTCATCCGGGCGTACCTGATGATGCGGCGGCAGGAGCAGCAGGCGGCGAAATAA